Within Primulina tabacum isolate GXHZ01 chromosome 5, ASM2559414v2, whole genome shotgun sequence, the genomic segment ATTCGTCCATTGATTGCAGGTTTCTAAACATTAGTTGAGTTTGCCTTGGATTGGTTGATTTGAAAGTTTATTCTTATGATTATGTCACTTGTTGAATAAATTTCTGATAGATTAGATGAATGGAAGTGATGTCTTTATCTGTATATATATTTGACGTTAAAAAAGGATTGAATTCTCCAATTTTAGAGATTTCCATCATTTTCAAAATTGAGGAGTGTTGGGCTTATTTACGTAGGCAACACATTGATGCATGCTAACTTTAAATTTTAGGTGTGCAATTTTATGATCCTAGTAGATCTTTCAATTTCTGTTTAAATTTGATCACAGAAGCACAAGGGTGTGGCCGATCCTTTAGAAGTTGTTGCCGGAGAGATATCAGATGAAGCAATATTATTATGTCTCGATGAATTCTTTGTACGCCAAGAATCACCTTATCTTTACCATTTTTTTGCTTGTGATTGTTGAGGCTATTTAATATTTTTGCTTAGGACATTTTGCAAGGCTTCATGATTAAATTACGGAGCACTATTGCTATTACTATTACTAGTATGTGGCTTCAGAGGATTACTCTTGCATGGGCCACTATCTGGGGTCTGTTTTCTTACGTaataaatttatgatttttcCCTTTCTTAGGTAAATGACGTTGCTGACGCATTAATTCTAAATCGTCTGTTCAAGCAATTATTTAGTAATGGAGCTGTAAGTAATGATTTGACATCCAATTTAGAGTTTTAATACCACCGTACTTCGACTCATGGCATTTTGCGTAGTAACAAAGTGATTTTGTGATGTGAAACATGTGCAGATTCTTGTTTCTACTTCAAATCGAGCTCCAGATAATCTTTACGAAGGGGGTCTGCAGAGAGATCTCTTTCTTCCATTCATTGCTACTCTGAAGGTGATGCTTATGTCTGTGTATCATAGTTACTATGCTGAACAAGAGTCTATTCCGTTGTTTGGTGGGCAGGAGAGTTATTTTTTCtgttttgagaatttttgatTTCAGGATTTTTTGTTCTTGGCAGCCAACCATACATCGGAGAAGTCATATTTTTTTCTCTTCCCTTTTACCTCAATTTTGTTATGTGAGAGACTTTCTCACATATCTCTCCTGGCAAACAATCAATACAAAGCATGAAAGTGAACCTTTTGGTGTTGCTATAGGAATTGTTGTAGCGTCTCAAGGTTACATTGGTACATATGATAAGCGTGGGGCTGGTACTGAGTCCTCTTAATCAGATATTTGGTTGCCCGTATAACCAGTTCGTCACGTAGGATGAAGCCTGAAACTCTAGACATGATTTTGACAAAATGTGTTGACCAGTTATCACACAAAGAGAGTGTGATGTTTTATAACTCACTCTAAAAGCTTCTCAACTACACATGGAAAATCTAAATATTACCCATTCTACTTCCAGCGAAAAAAGGGTAATGAAACCCTAATCACATCAGTTGTCCCATTCAAATCATTTCCACCAAACTGATTTTATTAATCGATTTTTATTTCTCATCCTATAATGTCATTAATTACagtatattttatcatttttaatttattatgctACATTCATGCACAAAGACACTTCAGACATATTTCGGTATGATTAAGCTTTGAAGATATTCGATCATCTTGTTCTTGTAGAATCAGTGTATATTACGCTTGTTCGgagaataaattttaatttcgcCAACCAAATTAGTAATATTTTGTTAATGCAGGATAGATGTATAGTTCATGCAATCGGTTCATCTGTCGACTACCGGAAAATGACATCGGTAATCTTTCAGTTTGTTTCAGCATCATGTCAACACCCTGTCACATTCTTACACATTCACCATGTAAAATATCAGGAGAGATGTTTGTGTTGTGATGTCCATATAATTAGTTTCATCTGAATTTCAGGCAGAGCAGGGTTTCTATTTCGTCGGTTTACATTTATCTAGCATTCTTCAGCAAAAATTTCAACAATTAATTGGGCAACAAGTTGCTGTTCCACATGTGGTGGAAGTTGTTATGGGGAGAAAATTGCAGGTAGTTCCAGTAGTGCAGATTCAAATATGATCTATTTTCCTCGGCAGTGGTGAAAATAGCATCAGAAGCAAGATAGGCTTTGATATCAAGCTTTTTTCCCTTCGTTTTCAAATTTCTTACTTCTTAGGTTCCACTTGGTGTCAACGGATGTGCATATTTCCCTTTCGAGGAACTCTGTGACAGACCTCTTGGGGCTGCAGACTATTTTGGATTATTTAGTAAGTCCATTTTAGCCTGCTTTTCAGATTTCTTGAGTTTTTGTTTCACTTTTTTGATATTGCATGACAATACGAGGTTGCATCAATGGATGATGTGTTAGAGGTAAATACTTCACTGAAGTATCATTAACTATATGTTATATTACTCAGCATCAcactttctttttatttatcagAGGGATTTCATACTCTGGCTTTGGAAGGTGTACCAGTTTTTGGTCTTCACAATAGGACTGCTGCTTATCGGTTTGTCACTTTAGTAGATGTTAGTCCTTTTATGCTAAAAAATAAGTTATATTTCTTTATTTGCTCGGAGTTAGATATTTGAttgtagatttttttttttattgactACTACACTACAAACATGGATTTTTGAAACTGTCTACTGTTTCAAAATCCAACTTCCAACTAGCAATTTAGGTTATTTAGTATCTCATGGATTGGAGTATACAACTCACCTTCTGAATCATCACTTTGGTGTGTAGGTCATGTATGAGAACAAAGCTAGATTATTGTGCACTGCTGAGGCAACTCCAATCGAACTTTTTGAACGGATAGTAACAATAGCAGATGCTCAGCAAATGGCACccagaacctcttcacgatcaAGGAAATTTGATGTTTCTGACATTTGTGTGGACAACGAGCTGGGATTTGCAAAAGATCGCACCATTAGTAGGTAAGAACGAGAGAAGCAATAAGCCGTCTTTATTTGGCCTTGGTGCATGTAGTCACTAACCGAAAAATGATATATGGCACTCTCTCATGAAACAGAACAACAAAGCCCCAAAACCCTTTTGTAAAGTGGTGAAGAATTAGTCATTTATGATTTGATTTAAAGTCATGATCATCCTGTGACTTGGAAAAAAGAAAGTATCAATGTGCTGTCAGTTATTCTCATTAATGCTCTATTGCGAGATACTAAATCTATATGCTGATTTTTTCACTTCATCTCAAGTAAATGTACAGCGAATGCTTGCGACATTCTTGTATTAAATTTAGCTGAACTCCAAAAATGTTGGTGTTTTGTCACTTTTGCGGCTAGTTCTCATGATGTTACCTTTTTGGAATGCAGATTAACAGAGATAAATAGCAGAGAGTACTTGGAGCAACACGCTGAATTGTTTGAAGTAAATGAGTTACTGCATGGAGATCACATAAAGTAAGCATGGGATGCACGCCAGTTTTAGTTCTCAACTTACAGGAACTACAGAGTTGCTGTCTGTAAAATTTTGTTCACATTGTTGATAGAGAAGCTGGTGGTGGATTTTTGGTTGCAAGTCACCGGTCACATAGCCAATAATTAATCTTTTTAAAAACAGAGTTGATCCCATTTAAGCCGGGACAAAGACTTGGGTGACGACGAATGATTGGATTGAAATAATAATTCTTTGATACATTTTTTGTCGGATAAAATTGTTGGACCCCTTCTTTTTTGTAATAAGAGAATGCTGCTACTTGTTTGTATTAAAGCttagtaataaaaaaaaagaccAGTGTGTATAAAGTAATACCGAGTCAACTAGAAATTTAACTTGATCTACCGTTCCTATATCAAAATTTTGGCCACACGTTTGTGATAGCAACAATTTAATGTTATTCAACCGTTTTGAACAGGGGTTGACAAATTCACATCATACAATTACAAAGCATCAAAGATTGCTTCTTAAGGTCTCACTTAATACAATGTATCAAGGTTATATCAATCACATTACATTACATGTTTCATCATTATATTGTTTTACTTGAAACGAGCTAATGGTAAATGATGAACCTTGAAACGGTCTAAAGGCACCAATCCTTCCATAAAAAAAACTAGGAAAAAAAAGCCGTGTGACCTCATCAGTAATAGACTAGGAGCTAAATATGTTGAAAACAAGTCACAATTTCCTAGCCATTAGACACTTTACCAAGTCTAAAATGCGGtaataatcataaaataacgCAGATTCTTTCCCCTCCAACCCGTCCCTGCTCACCCTGTTGCTACCTGCAAGGTTGTTGCAAGGGCTTCCACCAACCACCAGATCAATGCCACCAACAGAATTTATGATCTGCTCTATTCTCTCCCCATCTAGCATCCGAACGTCATCAAAGTCGATCAAACTACCTGTTTGATTGGTCTGCTCCCACCAGCTCCGAACTATATCTCGGTTCACTTTGGATTTCTCAACCGAAACCACGTTTTTCAGTTTGATGCCCTGACGGTGAAGTGCAACTTCAGCACCACCGATCCCGGAGAACAAGGACAGAACGTTTATTCCGTTGGGAAAAATTTTCTTCAGCACAGACAGATGATATGCTACAGTGTCAACCTGCACCAAAAACGAATTCAGTTCTTTAAGAACCATGAAATTTCTACAAGAGACGTAAACTATTAGCAGCACtcaaagaaaatagtttaagcagaTTGTTTCAGTCGTTGCATTTATGGCAAATTCAAAGTCTTGAATAGAGAGACAGGCAAGGACCCAAGTTGGTGAAGAGGAACAACTTAATGTATCAATTACCGAAACTTAGGCTATTTTTGTtacatttgataattattttaattcaaCCTTTTCACCGTTCCcaaaaacaatataatcaatatactACACTTCAATTAAATAactatattttcaaattttaaagtactacAACAAACTACTAAAACTTATATAATCCTATATAATCTTACCTTTTTAGATGAGGTGACATCTAAAATAGAAAATATCTGCTCATGaagaaaaaacaaacaaaacttTTTCCCATAAACACCAAAAACCAATATCAAGCATCCATTAATATGCCGAGAAAGCTCGtagataatttttttcttttatttatactATCCTCCTCTGCCAGATTCTCAATATTTTGAAGTGTCAAGTATGAATTTTGTTAAGGCTCAACGATCGGAAATTGTCACCTGAAAAGAATTGCCAAGGGATTTATATCTGTCTGTTCTGCTGATTCCACCTCCCCTTGTATGATTCTTTGGAAATCCCAACAACATCTCCACTTCATCTGGCTCGAGAGGAGCAACCTTGTTCCTCCCGACCCACACCAAGTTCCACTTGCGGCATTGATCCATGACAAATTTCTGCACTGAATCAGGAGGATCGTCATCGAACCTCTCGACAGCAGTGCGGATTCTTTCCGTAAGTCTCGCACTTCCAATTACCGTTTGAATGCAGTTGAGTTTATCTCTGGTGTCCCAAGAAGGCCACCACTTTCTTGACAGCGGAAATGCTTGATGGATGGTCAGCGGAGGAAGTGGAACAAGAGGGAATCTGTCTTCAATCGGCAGATTATGAACATACCCTCTTTTCCTAGCAGTAGCAGAAAAGTACTTTGAATCAACAAATTCCGGTTCGATGTCATAGAGAACTCTAGATATAGCGTCCCAGACTCCCTTTGGGGCCAAGGCAACATTCTCATAGTAGAAAAACGGAGGACCCATTGATGACTCTGATAAAGACCGATGAATTCTTTCAGGCTGCTGAGAAGGAGTGCCATACCCTATCATTGGGTTAGGCAGGCGAATTGACTCATCGTCGGTATCATTTTTCCTTCGAACCATTTCACGCAACTTTCTCTTCTTAAGTCTGCCATTGCCACAGTAGACATGTTTTGGCTGTGAGGAGAGGAAATTTATCCGttccatttaaatttcatttaaCTTTTGAAATAGTATATCAAAGATAAACCACAAAAGATTACATTCTGCTAACCTTGGAAATTACTATTGGCAGATAACTATCTTCTTCTCTAGCCATTTGTGCCGCACATATAAAATCAGCTAGTACTTCGTCAGAAGCATCAGTACCTGCAAAAACTGTGACATCAGGAAGAAGATAACCCAAAACGAAAATTAGCGCTGCTAAGGGTGTCCCAAGTTTTACAAAGGTCACTTTACACTTATAGTTATTGTCAGAGTCAAAGCAAGCCTCTGAAATCGTTAATGAGAAAGCAAGAAATTTACATACACAATAATTGGGTGGTCAATGGTAGTAATGAACAAGACAACAGAGATAAGATCATCATCTGAACTCAAACTAAATGGAGTTGGCTACAACACAAACGAGTTTTTTTGCCACCAAGAACCAGATAAAACAGATAAGATACATCACATGCAGTTCTCTTTAATGATCAACAAGCATTGAAGCATAAGTAATTCAAATAAGTCAAACTGTTTCAGCATCCATGTATAACAGATTGCATATAAATATGTATCTATCTACAAACAGACATCACAAAAAATCATGCCGAAATCCCTGGATAAAAAAGAAACTGAAACCAGGACAAAGGAAAACATGGGATTTCCGTTTTTTTCCAGAAAAGCTTCAAAGGCTCTTAAGCTCAATTACAAACACAGTAACACACAAACTAAGAATGGAGCAGCCACCAGGTATTCAACCTCAACCCTTCCACATGGCTGAGGCTCCATGTTTGTATGTCTTGTATTGATACAACCTTCCCTAAATGGAATAACTATTCTTCACAAACCCACCCTGTATTCCAACAACAATTTCAAGAAGGTTTGAACTATTTCAACTAAATTCAAATATGGAATCAAGGTTAAAGTACTGGAACTCCACTATTCCAAAAACGTATCATGCATCATCCTTCATATAAAACGATGTTAACATTTCTAACCACATCCTTCCACAACAGTATAATTTGAAACTCGTCTCCCGACCAAGAGAACAATGCAATGCAGAAAACACAATATCGCAAATCACAACAATTCCATCCCAGAATAAAAAAGAATTTGCAAAACTTAAGATAAGTAACATGAATAAAGATAGTCCAGAAAAAGAATTCAAGGTTAAGCATGATCGTATTATATATGGCAGCAAAATAGATAAGCAATAGTTGGTATCAGCAATTTATGTACACACCACATCTCTCCATAGCTATTGAGGCATCTTCCACCGTGAACCCCATATTGGCTAAGGACAATAACTTTCTCTGTTCTTGGGTTAAGGATCCCGTAATTTCCAAAGACAACAACAGTTTATGTTTCTCTGGCATAGAATCAGTATCATCCTGCAAGAGGAATTCAAAAATCATCTACTGTGAAAGAAGTAGAAAGTGCTAAAAGAAATAATCAGATATCCAGGCTGCAGATATGCAAGCATAGCACTGAATTTCTTTCAATTGACATTTCAGTAAATGCGGCAAAAAGATCCTCCATTAGCCAAAAGAGACAGTTCCAAATTGAAACATTGTTTTATTTAGAACCATGTTGTACACAACCTACACGGTGCAATCACCCTTAAGCTCTGTGCTGAATTTTTTAGTTACTCGAAGGATAAGTGGATAACAGGCAATATACTAGATCATTAGTTTTCGTAGAAAAAGAAATATTAAGTCATGACAATAACATAACCGCTTTAATGCATCCTCTAAAAGCTAGATGTTTATGTTACAAATATTAGGATATGGTCCAAAATGGTTCGCGGAAAATATGTCCTATAcaaataacatatttttttgtttacCAAGTTTAATTTTTGTTGCTACATGTAGAGATAACACATGAAGTGTAAAAGAGTAAATAAGATTTAAAATGGCACAGCTAATATCCCACATGCATGAGCTAGATGTAAAAGAAGAAAGTAAGTGAATCAAGAATCACATACTGCGATTTCATCCTCAGACCAGCTATCCATGTCTGAAACATCATCCAGAAGCGTGTCATACTCTGAAGACGCTGGATCAGACCTGGTGCCCAACTGCTGTTGAGGAGATTCTTCGAGTGCCTGCAAAACAAAACTTATTATGAATGCTAAGTGGATTAATGACAAGCAAATTAGCAGTCACAAAAGTTGCTTGCTTGGGACCATTGATTGGTGCAATAAATGGTTAAAGTGGGTGAGGTCCCGGCCACTTT encodes:
- the LOC142546724 gene encoding uncharacterized protein LOC142546724 isoform X1, producing the protein MRTAVRAIKQLRYALPSKGSFIYDGSRARQDSWFDMKTRGLCSPSSNAEICQCGHPLYTISRAMSVHAAKLINGEQNGGGPLVEYERRIAAGELLDGDACQLGTLGELQRLYLELVQNAEACRLDRYATSEKVGRSRWLWSRFIPQTLYAPVKGLYLYGGVGTGKTMLMDLFFDQLPYNWRKKRIHFHDFMLNVHSRLQKHKGVADPLEVVAGEISDEAILLCLDEFFVNDVADALILNRLFKQLFSNGAILVSTSNRAPDNLYEGGLQRDLFLPFIATLKDRCIVHAIGSSVDYRKMTSAEQGFYFVGLHLSSILQQKFQQLIGQQVAVPHVVEVVMGRKLQVPLGVNGCAYFPFEELCDRPLGAADYFGLFKGFHTLALEGVPVFGLHNRTAAYRFVTLVDVMYENKARLLCTAEATPIELFERIVTIADAQQMAPRTSSRSRKFDVSDICVDNELGFAKDRTISRLTEINSREYLEQHAELFEVNELLHGDHIK
- the LOC142546724 gene encoding uncharacterized protein LOC142546724 isoform X2 — its product is MRTAVRAIKQLRYALPSKGSFIYDGSRARQDSWFDMKTRGLCSPSSNAEICQCGHPLYTISRAMSVHAAKLINGEQNGGGPLVEYERRIAAGELLDGDACQLGTLGELQRLYLELVQNAEACRLDRYATSEKVGRSRWLWSRFIPQTLYAPVKGLYLYGGVGTGKTMLMDLFFDQLPYNWRKKRIHFHDFMLNVHSRLQVNDVADALILNRLFKQLFSNGAILVSTSNRAPDNLYEGGLQRDLFLPFIATLKDRCIVHAIGSSVDYRKMTSAEQGFYFVGLHLSSILQQKFQQLIGQQVAVPHVVEVVMGRKLQVPLGVNGCAYFPFEELCDRPLGAADYFGLFKGFHTLALEGVPVFGLHNRTAAYRFVTLVDVMYENKARLLCTAEATPIELFERIVTIADAQQMAPRTSSRSRKFDVSDICVDNELGFAKDRTISRLTEINSREYLEQHAELFEVNELLHGDHIK
- the LOC142546725 gene encoding DNA (cytosine-5)-methyltransferase DRM2-like isoform X1 — protein: MPVRNQTSELMGGNASGEESADVDWTTDDELDILTDTAISTSPTLTSHGTVAILGSMEASSSGGASCSKLVKHFVGMGFPETLVSKAIEENGEGDTDSILNTLLTYSALEESPQQQLGTRSDPASSEYDTLLDDVSDMDSWSEDEIADDTDSMPEKHKLLLSLEITGSLTQEQRKLLSLANMGFTVEDASIAMERCGTDASDEVLADFICAAQMAREEDSYLPIVISKPKHVYCGNGRLKKRKLREMVRRKNDTDDESIRLPNPMIGYGTPSQQPERIHRSLSESSMGPPFFYYENVALAPKGVWDAISRVLYDIEPEFVDSKYFSATARKRGYVHNLPIEDRFPLVPLPPLTIHQAFPLSRKWWPSWDTRDKLNCIQTVIGSARLTERIRTAVERFDDDPPDSVQKFVMDQCRKWNLVWVGRNKVAPLEPDEVEMLLGFPKNHTRGGGISRTDRYKSLGNSFQVDTVAYHLSVLKKIFPNGINVLSLFSGIGGAEVALHRQGIKLKNVVSVEKSKVNRDIVRSWWEQTNQTGSLIDFDDVRMLDGERIEQIINSVGGIDLVVGGSPCNNLAGSNRVSRDGLEGKESALFYDYYRILDLVKCLMARKL
- the LOC142546725 gene encoding DNA (cytosine-5)-methyltransferase DRM2-like isoform X2, translated to MPVRNQTSELMGGNASGEESADVDWTTDDELDILTDTAISTSPTLTSHGTVAILGSMEASSSGGASCSKLVKHFVGMGFPETLVSKAIEENEGDTDSILNTLLTYSALEESPQQQLGTRSDPASSEYDTLLDDVSDMDSWSEDEIADDTDSMPEKHKLLLSLEITGSLTQEQRKLLSLANMGFTVEDASIAMERCGTDASDEVLADFICAAQMAREEDSYLPIVISKPKHVYCGNGRLKKRKLREMVRRKNDTDDESIRLPNPMIGYGTPSQQPERIHRSLSESSMGPPFFYYENVALAPKGVWDAISRVLYDIEPEFVDSKYFSATARKRGYVHNLPIEDRFPLVPLPPLTIHQAFPLSRKWWPSWDTRDKLNCIQTVIGSARLTERIRTAVERFDDDPPDSVQKFVMDQCRKWNLVWVGRNKVAPLEPDEVEMLLGFPKNHTRGGGISRTDRYKSLGNSFQVDTVAYHLSVLKKIFPNGINVLSLFSGIGGAEVALHRQGIKLKNVVSVEKSKVNRDIVRSWWEQTNQTGSLIDFDDVRMLDGERIEQIINSVGGIDLVVGGSPCNNLAGSNRVSRDGLEGKESALFYDYYRILDLVKCLMARKL
- the LOC142546725 gene encoding DNA (cytosine-5)-methyltransferase DRM2-like isoform X3 — encoded protein: MPVRNQTSELMGGNASGEESADVDWTTDDELDILTDTAISTSPTLTSHGTVAILGSMEASSSGGASCSKLVKHFVGMGFPETLVSKAIEENGEGDTDSILNTLLTYSALEESPQQQLGTRSDPASSEYDTLLDDVSDMDSWSEDEIADDTDSMPEKHKLLLSLEITGSLTQEQRKLLSLANMGFTVEDASIAMERCGTDASDEVLADFICAAQMAREEDSYLPIVISKVSRILKKRKLREMVRRKNDTDDESIRLPNPMIGYGTPSQQPERIHRSLSESSMGPPFFYYENVALAPKGVWDAISRVLYDIEPEFVDSKYFSATARKRGYVHNLPIEDRFPLVPLPPLTIHQAFPLSRKWWPSWDTRDKLNCIQTVIGSARLTERIRTAVERFDDDPPDSVQKFVMDQCRKWNLVWVGRNKVAPLEPDEVEMLLGFPKNHTRGGGISRTDRYKSLGNSFQVDTVAYHLSVLKKIFPNGINVLSLFSGIGGAEVALHRQGIKLKNVVSVEKSKVNRDIVRSWWEQTNQTGSLIDFDDVRMLDGERIEQIINSVGGIDLVVGGSPCNNLAGSNRVSRDGLEGKESALFYDYYRILDLVKCLMARKL